AATGAAAGATGGTTCCTACCAATTTGTAAAAATTGATTTAGACAAATTATTGCCGGCGTGTTCACCGGAATAACACAAAAGATATTTACGACCCGTACCCATGAAAACTGAAAATCCAAACACAACATTCCATGTAAAAAGTGGAACATCCAAAATCCAGACAAATGAAAAATCTTTTAAATCACGTATCGCTGTTGCTTTTGACAGCTTTATTAATGTCGTTCAGCGGCTTTTGCACCCCTAAGCTAAATAGCTATCCGGCTGCTCAACCTACTATCTATCTTGATTTTGATGGATATTATGTAAACAGTCCTGTATGGAACGGTGGCGTTCCGTTTCAGGCCGATGCAGCAGGAATGACAGACGCACAGATTACCGAAGTATTTAATCGTGTTGCTGAAGATTATCGTCCTTTCAATATTAATATAACTACAGATGAAGCTGTATTTAATGCAGCGCCGGCTACTCAAAAAATAAGAGTAGTGGTTACTCCTACCAGCGCATGGTATCCCGGTGTAGGTGGTGTTACTTATGTAGGTTCATTTACATGGGGTGATGAAACACCTTCTTTTGTATTTTGTAATCTTTTAGGACCCAATAACCCTAAAATGGTGGCAGAGTGTTGCTCACATGAAAGCGGGCACAGTCTTGGTTTATACCATCAATCAAAATGGGATGACAACTGTAATTTAGAAGCAGTATATAATGAAGGTGATGGTGCAGGTGTAGAATCCTGGGCACCTATTATGGGTAACAGTTACTACCGTAATATGACAGGCTGGTACAATGGTTTAACACCGTACGCCTGTTATCTTTCACAGGATAACCTTTCTGTTATCACTTCACAGAATGGCTTTACTTATCGCAATGATGATTATACAGACGATATCAATGCTACCCCAACTACTATAAATATGGCCGGCGATAATATCAATGGGGTCATCACTACACCAACAGATAAAGATGTTTTTAAATTTACAATGACAAAAACATCGAGTGTTCACTTAAGCATTAGTCCGTACAGTGTTGGCGCTAACGCTGATGGTGCGGATCTAAACGTGAAAGCAGATCTATATGATGGGTCTAAAAATTTGATCGCATCTTATAATCCTTCTGCTAAAATGGAAGTAACCATTGATACTTCATTACAGGCTGGTCCTTATTATATAGCTGTGTCAGGTTCGGGTAATGATAATACTACTAATTATGGAAGCTTAGGTTCATACACCTTGTCCAGCATGTCGACAGTATTACCTATCCAGGGAATAACATTAAAAGGAGATATCCAAAACAATCAACACGATCTGCAATGGAACATCATCACAACATCAGCTATTAAATCAGTAGCCGTAGAATATTCTACAGATGGAAAAAGCTTTAGTGGCTTAAGTGTTATTGCGCCATCTGACAATGCATATTCATATGCTCCTTTTCAAAAGCAGGATCTGTATTATAGGGTAAAAGCTGTTTCTGTTGAAGGACAGGTTATGTACTCTAATATCATCTCGTTAAAACAAGCAGGAGGCAGTAGTTTATTTACTGTTTCAACACTGGTTCGCAACAGTGTTTTGGTAAACGCATCCGAAAATTTTGTTTACGAATTGCATAATATTAATGGCACTTTGATCGTTAAAGGAAGTGGAATTCAGGGTTCAAATAAATTGAACATTGAAAATCAGCCAAGCGGCGTGTATGTGTTACAGTTGGTTGGCAGCAAAACAAAACAAATAGAACGCATTATAAAACAGTAAGGTAGATTCATGTGTAAGTTTAAGGGTCAGCGTAAGGGGCTGGCCCTTTTTTATTTTATCGCACATAACGAAGTAATTCCCACGATCTAATGTCTTAGCGCTTTTCCTACTCTTTGACTCTGGCGTGAAAAAATTGTTACGCATACACGAAAAATGTTGCAACATTCAATTTTTCCGTAACTTTAGAAAACCCCTCTTTAATATGTTATGGAGAAAATTTAATGGAGACCCCATCCAACTTCCCATAAAAGAAGCCGTTGAACAGGCTATCAAAAGGGAAACAGCAGCAGGAAATCATTTAAAAGTTTGTATCGGCACCGACAGCCAGGTAAAAGGTAAAGAAACCGAATTTGCTACGGTGATCGTTTTTTTACGTGAAGGACATGGAGGTTTCATGTTCATTCACAACGAAAAAACATTACACAAGTACAGCATTAAGGAACGTATGTTGGTAGAGGTCGCAAAAAGCATTGAAATTGCGTATGAACTTTGTAATCTTTTTACGGATTACAATGTTGATATGGAAGTACATGCCGACATCAACACCAACCCAAGCTTTAAGAGCAATGAAGCATTGCGTGAAGCGATGGGTTACATTCTCGGTATGGGCTTTGCCTTCAAAGCCA
The Ferruginibacter albus DNA segment above includes these coding regions:
- a CDS encoding T9SS type A sorting domain-containing protein; protein product: MKNLLNHVSLLLLTALLMSFSGFCTPKLNSYPAAQPTIYLDFDGYYVNSPVWNGGVPFQADAAGMTDAQITEVFNRVAEDYRPFNINITTDEAVFNAAPATQKIRVVVTPTSAWYPGVGGVTYVGSFTWGDETPSFVFCNLLGPNNPKMVAECCSHESGHSLGLYHQSKWDDNCNLEAVYNEGDGAGVESWAPIMGNSYYRNMTGWYNGLTPYACYLSQDNLSVITSQNGFTYRNDDYTDDINATPTTINMAGDNINGVITTPTDKDVFKFTMTKTSSVHLSISPYSVGANADGADLNVKADLYDGSKNLIASYNPSAKMEVTIDTSLQAGPYYIAVSGSGNDNTTNYGSLGSYTLSSMSTVLPIQGITLKGDIQNNQHDLQWNIITTSAIKSVAVEYSTDGKSFSGLSVIAPSDNAYSYAPFQKQDLYYRVKAVSVEGQVMYSNIISLKQAGGSSLFTVSTLVRNSVLVNASENFVYELHNINGTLIVKGSGIQGSNKLNIENQPSGVYVLQLVGSKTKQIERIIKQ
- a CDS encoding ribonuclease H-like YkuK family protein, with protein sequence MLWRKFNGDPIQLPIKEAVEQAIKRETAAGNHLKVCIGTDSQVKGKETEFATVIVFLREGHGGFMFIHNEKTLHKYSIKERMLVEVAKSIEIAYELCNLFTDYNVDMEVHADINTNPSFKSNEALREAMGYILGMGFAFKAKPEAFASSSCANKVVN